One part of the Desulfonema ishimotonii genome encodes these proteins:
- a CDS encoding PAS domain S-box protein, translated as MRIQTKINVFSVSVLILMTASIVLAGVCIINRIVYDMGQKLLTLELRDVIDTIDDYYQKEQALKKTAGPDAEKNLRNEMMAVLKAYRHGKTGHLCLISEDRKIVLHRDAEAGTDAQFGFVDAMLRQRSGVTEYVYRGEKRFCAFNQFAPLNWLVGLSVSTDELFKKRTLYIYVVLSIAALFLVAVIAMTGFLSKTDIRRILDTLVCLKKFERGELEIRIESIAADDEIGAIQAGINSMAAKREQDEKELRDAQQLLRDIIEFLPDATFVVDQDRKVIAWNQAMEDMTGVRKWEIIGKGDYEYSIPFYGKKRPILIDLFWEDSDAVKAKYDSFERRRDVIYAEVFAPKVYGGEGAFVWATASPLLDASGNTVGAIESVRNVSDLRNALDNLKLTQFSVDNSADGAFWIGPDARLIYVNASACKLLGYTREELLALPVYDLDTSFAEASWPKQWQQMKSRDGVVMESFQCRKDGACFPVEITGRYMEFGGKEYVFAFARDITARRQAEAELRKYREHLEQLVAERTAELQAANQTLQESLENLKKAQDQLVQSEKMAALGGLVAGVAHEINTPVGVSVTAASFLEEKTRKLSENYKAGQMKRSDLDKYLMTVSEATSSLLTNLNRAADLIKSFKQVAVDQSSEKRRTFTLKTYIDEVLLSLRPNYKRTRHSIRVSCPEDLELDSYPGAFSQIITNLVMNSLVHGFEGIEAGEIVIDISTEAENLRFSYSDNGIGVEVENIQQIFAPFFTTKRSYGGTGLGLHVVYNLVTQTLGGQIECASTPGSGTEFLINLPLSPDVPEM; from the coding sequence ATGAGAATTCAGACCAAAATCAACGTTTTTTCCGTCTCCGTCCTCATCCTTATGACGGCTTCCATCGTCCTGGCCGGGGTCTGTATTATCAACCGTATTGTCTATGATATGGGGCAAAAACTGCTCACTCTGGAACTCCGCGATGTGATCGACACCATCGACGACTATTACCAGAAAGAGCAGGCCCTGAAAAAGACCGCCGGCCCGGATGCCGAAAAAAATCTCCGGAATGAGATGATGGCGGTTCTGAAAGCCTACCGTCACGGCAAAACCGGACACCTCTGTCTGATCTCAGAAGACCGGAAAATCGTGCTGCACCGGGATGCTGAAGCCGGAACGGATGCGCAGTTCGGTTTCGTTGACGCGATGCTCCGGCAGCGCTCCGGCGTCACTGAGTATGTCTACAGGGGAGAGAAACGGTTCTGCGCATTTAACCAGTTTGCTCCGTTGAACTGGCTGGTGGGCCTGTCCGTCTCCACGGATGAGCTTTTTAAAAAGCGCACGCTCTATATCTATGTCGTTCTCTCCATTGCGGCCCTGTTTCTCGTGGCCGTCATCGCCATGACCGGGTTCCTCTCCAAAACCGATATCCGCAGGATTCTGGACACACTGGTCTGCCTCAAGAAGTTCGAGAGAGGGGAGCTGGAAATCCGGATCGAGTCGATCGCGGCAGATGATGAGATCGGGGCCATCCAGGCGGGCATCAACTCCATGGCCGCCAAACGGGAACAGGATGAGAAAGAGCTGCGGGACGCCCAGCAGTTGCTGCGGGATATCATTGAATTCCTGCCCGACGCCACCTTTGTCGTCGATCAGGACCGGAAGGTCATCGCGTGGAACCAGGCAATGGAAGATATGACCGGCGTTCGCAAGTGGGAGATTATCGGCAAGGGCGATTATGAGTATTCGATTCCGTTTTACGGCAAAAAAAGGCCGATTCTCATCGACCTCTTCTGGGAGGATTCGGATGCCGTCAAAGCCAAGTACGACAGTTTCGAGCGCCGCAGGGACGTGATCTACGCCGAAGTCTTCGCCCCGAAAGTATATGGCGGGGAAGGGGCGTTTGTCTGGGCAACGGCCTCGCCCCTTCTGGATGCCAGCGGAAACACCGTGGGCGCAATCGAATCGGTCCGCAATGTATCGGATCTCAGAAATGCGCTGGACAACCTGAAGCTGACGCAGTTTTCCGTTGACAATTCCGCAGACGGCGCCTTCTGGATCGGGCCGGACGCCCGGCTGATCTATGTCAATGCATCCGCGTGCAAACTGCTCGGATATACACGGGAGGAATTGCTCGCTCTGCCCGTGTATGATCTGGACACCTCCTTTGCGGAGGCGTCGTGGCCGAAACAGTGGCAGCAGATGAAATCGCGCGACGGCGTCGTGATGGAATCCTTCCAGTGCAGAAAGGACGGCGCCTGCTTTCCGGTCGAGATCACGGGGCGGTACATGGAGTTCGGCGGCAAGGAATATGTGTTTGCGTTTGCCCGTGACATCACGGCCCGCAGGCAGGCCGAGGCCGAGCTGCGAAAATACCGGGAACATCTGGAACAGTTGGTGGCCGAGCGGACCGCCGAGTTGCAGGCCGCCAACCAGACCCTTCAGGAATCCCTGGAAAATCTGAAAAAGGCCCAGGACCAGCTGGTGCAGTCCGAAAAGATGGCCGCCCTGGGCGGGCTGGTGGCCGGTGTGGCCCACGAGATCAACACCCCCGTGGGGGTCAGCGTCACGGCAGCCTCCTTTCTGGAGGAAAAGACCCGAAAACTCTCCGAAAACTATAAGGCCGGTCAGATGAAGCGCTCGGACCTGGACAAATACCTGATGACCGTCTCCGAGGCCACCTCGTCGCTGCTCACCAACCTGAACCGGGCGGCCGATCTGATCAAGAGCTTTAAGCAGGTGGCCGTAGACCAGTCGAGCGAGAAACGGCGCACCTTTACCCTGAAAACCTATATCGACGAGGTCCTGCTGAGTCTCCGGCCCAACTACAAACGCACCCGTCATTCGATCCGGGTCAGCTGCCCCGAGGATCTGGAGCTGGACAGCTATCCGGGGGCGTTCTCCCAGATCATCACCAATCTGGTCATGAATTCGCTGGTCCACGGGTTTGAGGGGATCGAGGCCGGAGAGATCGTCATCGACATTTCAACGGAGGCCGAGAACCTTCGGTTCAGCTACAGCGATAACGGCATCGGGGTGGAGGTTGAAAATATTCAGCAGATTTTTGCCCCGTTTTTCACCACCAAGCGCTCTTACGGCGGGACCGGCCTGGGACTTCATGTGGTCTATAATCTGGTAACCCAGACCCTGGGCGGTCAGATTGAGTGCGCCAGCACTCCCGGTAGCGGCACAGAATTCCTCATCAACCTGCCGCTTTCCCCGGACGTGCCGGAGATGTAG